GTCTCGACGCCGCCCAGCTCGCGCAGCGCCTGCAGCAGCCGCGCGCCATAGACGGCGCCGCTGGCGCCCGAGATGCCGACGATGATGCGGCGCGGCTCAGACATGCTGGGCCTGGTCGGTGCCGGGACTGGTGCCCGGCGGCGGCGTAGCCTGCAGTGGCCGCTTGCGCAGGTCGGCCTCGACGCGCTGCAGCACTTCCTGCGCCTGCGCTGGGTCGAAGTCCTGGTGCGTGCGCTTTTTCACGCCGTACTGATGCAACTGGTAGTGCCGCGCCGGCGCGACGCCGTGGCGCGCCAGCACGCTTTTGACGCACACCAGCGGGCAGCCATCCAGAGCAATGATGGGGCGGCCCGACTTGGCCACCTTGACCAGCTTGGGCACGTCGCCGCCCACGCCGGCGATGCACGACATCTCGGCCACGCCGCGCCTATCCATCTGCAGCGCTACATGGTTGGCCAGTTGCGCCGCGCTGGAGCAGCCCGAGCAGGAATAGACCAGCGCCTCGGGGGCGTGCTCGTCGTCGTTGGAGGCGGGCAGGGGACTCATGGCTGGCTCCTGGGTGGGGTTGGATGTGGGCGGGCGGGTGCAGCGCCTGCGCCAGCGCGCCAGTCTGCGGGCGGCTCACCCCCCGGCCTGCGCGCAAAGCCCGGCAGCGGCGGCAGCAGCCGCGCCAATTGCGGCGCGCGGCGCGACAGCACGGCGTGCGGCGTCCAGTGCCAGGGGTCGAGCACCGGCAGCTCCAGCGCGTCCAGCGCGTTCTTGACCATCAGGCCCAGCTCGGTGTCGCCCTCCATGACCAGGCGGCGGTTGAAAAACAGCGTGTCCGGGTCTTGCCGGCGCTGCGCCAGCAGCAGAAAGTCCTGCGCGTTGGCGCTGATGACCAGGTCTGGCTGGGCGTGCGCCCGGCTGGCGACGAAGTGCTGGCCGCTCCAGGTGAAGTCGAAGGCCAGGCGCGCATCGCGCACGCGGATCGCCAGGCGCTTGCCCTGCAGTAGCGCGCGCACGTCGGCGGGCAGGTGGCGCGCCAGGGCCACGTTGATGGCCGCGACCAGCAGACGCGAACCCGGCCAGGCCGGCAGCCGCGCCAGGGCGGCGCCCACGGGGCGGGGCAGGGTGTAGGGGGCGGGCGGGGCGGTGTGGTACATGGTCTCGTTGTGCGTTGTGCGTTGTGCGGTGGGCGATGGATTCCTGCGGCCTTTCAGGCTCATCGCACAACCTCCCCTGCCCCCTCGACCAGTTCCAGCCCCGGCTTGCCGTGCCAGTAGCCGTTGCAGGCCGCTGCGGGCATCAGCGCGTGCATCCGGGCCAGGGCGGCGGGGTCGGGCGCGGCGGCGCGGCGGGCGGCGTCGAACTCGGCGATCACTCCGGCCATGTGCTGCGACTGCGGCGACAGGCGCAGGATGTCCACGCCCGCGGCGGCCAGCTGCGGCACGTCCTGGATCAGGTTGTGGATGCGTGCCGATTGCGTCTGGATGCCGTTGAGTACTAAAAATGCCTCGCCCTCGCGCGTGGCCAGCACCTGCCCGTCGGGGTGCTGGATGCAGGAAAAGCCGCAATCGTCCTTGGGCAGGTTGTAGTGCCGTGCAGTGAAGCAGCGCGCCGAGAACGCCAGCGGCATCCGGCCATAGGCAAAGACTTCCGTCTGCAGCCCGGCGGGGCGCTGGGCGTTGAGCAGTACCAGATCGCTGCCGCGCATCTCCAGCGGCGCCACCCAGCGGCTGGCGCCCAGGCCGGCCATCCAGGCCAGCGCGTCGGCATTGAACAGGTTGAGTTGCGGCCCGGCGACAAAGGCGCGCTTGCCGGCCAGGTTGTGTACGGCGCCCATGTCGTTGGCCTCGATCAGGAATTCCTCGTCACGCACGGTCTTGTGCATGTCGGCCACGCCGCTGGTCGATTCGAGCAGCACCATGGTGGACATGACCGGCTGCTTGCCGGCACTGCGCAGCATCCGGGCGATGTCGATCCAGTCGCTTTGGCGCAGCTCGTGGCGGCGCGAGCACACGGCTTCGCCCAGATAGACGATGTCCAGCGGCGTCTCGGCCATGGCCTGGTAGAAGTCGAAGACCGTCTCGCGCGGCCAGTAGTAGAGCAGGGGGCCGAGGGCCAGTTGCATGGCAGGGGTGCTGAGGGGTGTCATGAGAATTTGGATGCGGGACGGGTCTGGCTTCCTCTCCCGCATGCGGGAGAGGGAGAAAGTCTCTCAGGCCGGCTTGCTTCACTTCCACGGCCTGTGATACGCCCCCAGCGTGTGCTGCTGGCCCTCGGCCACCTGATCAAGGCTGGCCATCCAGGCCGTCTTGGGGACGTACAAATGGCCCTGCGCCAGGCAATGGTCGATGGCCTCGCGCCACACGCGCGTGACCTGCGCTACGTAGGCCGGGCTCCTCTGGCGCCCTTCGATCTTGAAGGCGCGCACGCCCATCTTGATCAACTGCGGCAGCAGCTCCAGCGTGTTCAGGCTGGTCGGCTCCTCCAGCGCGTAGTAGTTCTTTTCGTCGCCAACGTCGAAGCGGCCCTTGCACAGCGTCGGATAGCCGGCGTTCTCGTCCGGCGCGTAGCGGTCGATCAGCACGCCGTTCAGGCGCGCGTGGACGCCATCCTTGGTCTCCTGCCAGCGCACGGCCTTGGGCGGCGAGCACACGCCATGCGTGTTGGGCGACTCGCCCGTGGCATACGACGACAGCGCGCAGCGCCCCTCGACCATCACGCACAGGCTGCCGAAGCCGAAGACCTCGATCTCCACGTCGGTGCGCTGCACGACCTGGCGCACCTGCTCCAGCGCCAGCACGCGCGGCAGCACGGCGCGCTGGATGCCGAACTGCGCGCGGTACAGGTTGATGGCGTCGTGATTCGTTGCCGAGCCTTGCACCGACAGATGCAGGCGCAGCCCCGGATGCTGCTGGCAGGCGTAGCGCATCAGCCCCGGGTCGGCCAGGATGACGGCATCCACCCCCCAGGCGGCGGCGCGATCCACCGCCTGGCGCCAGGGCGCCGGATTGGCCGCCTGCGGATAGGTGTTGAGCGCCAGCAGCACCTTGGCGCCGCGCTGGTGGGCGTAGGCAATGCCGGTCTGGATGGCCGCCTCGTCGAAGTTCAGCCCGGCGAAGTTGCGCGCATTGGTGGCATCGCGCAGGCCCAGATAGACGCAATCGGCCCCGCCGTCGATGGCCGCCTTCAGGGCTGGCAGGCTGCCCGCCGGGCAGACCAGCTCGGGGCGCGGCGCGGCGGAGGCGGCGGGGGCAGGGGCGGCAGGGGCAAGGCAAGCAGCAGAGGCCATCGGGAGCAGCAACAGGCAGAAGTGACAGGCAGGAATGCGCAATGGGCGCGCCAGTGCGGCGCAGACCAGGCGGCGAGTGGGCCGGGCAGATGCACGACAGACCCGCAAGCCCTGAACGGCGCACCTTAGGCCGCCCGCCCGGGCGCCGGCCTGACCTGCCGCAAGGCCTGCTGCGCAAACCCGAATAAAACACTCGGGATTGACCTGCCGCAAACAGCGTTTTTCTGCCCCAGCGTTGGGAAAAACCGACACCACGACCGTGCCGGACGGCCTAACTTCCTGCCCCATCGCAACCACAACTCCAGGAGAACTCCATGCCCAAGACCCTGATCGAGCCGTTTCGCATCAAGAGCGTCGAGCCGATTCGCATGACCACCCGCGCCGACCGCGAGCGGCTGCTGGACGAGGCCAAACTCAACGTCTTCAAGCTGCGCGCCGAGGACGTGCTGATCGACTGGCTGACGGATTCCGGCACCGGCGCCATGTCCAGCCGCCAGTGGGGCGCCATCATGGAAGGCGACGAGAGCTATGCCGGCGCGCGCAGCTACTACCGGCTGGAAAAGGCGATCCAGGACATCACCGGCATGGCGCACTTCGTGCCCACGCACCAGGGCCGGGCAGCGGAGAAAGTGCTGTTTTCCGCCATTGCCAAGGATGGCGACGTGGTGCCCAACAACTGCCACTTCGACACCACGCGCGGCAACCTGGAGTTTCTGGGCGTCACCGCGCTCGATCTGGTCATCGCCGAAGGCCTGCAGCCCGCCGCGCTGCACCCCTTCAAGGGCAACATCGACCTGGAGCGCGCCGAGGAGGTGCTGAAAAAGGATGGCGACCGCATCCCGTTCGGGATGCTCACCATCACCAACAACACCGGCGGCGGC
This portion of the Melaminivora jejuensis genome encodes:
- a CDS encoding putative zinc-binding protein; protein product: MSPLPASNDDEHAPEALVYSCSGCSSAAQLANHVALQMDRRGVAEMSCIAGVGGDVPKLVKVAKSGRPIIALDGCPLVCVKSVLARHGVAPARHYQLHQYGVKKRTHQDFDPAQAQEVLQRVEADLRKRPLQATPPPGTSPGTDQAQHV
- a CDS encoding U32 family peptidase, with translation MQLALGPLLYYWPRETVFDFYQAMAETPLDIVYLGEAVCSRRHELRQSDWIDIARMLRSAGKQPVMSTMVLLESTSGVADMHKTVRDEEFLIEANDMGAVHNLAGKRAFVAGPQLNLFNADALAWMAGLGASRWVAPLEMRGSDLVLLNAQRPAGLQTEVFAYGRMPLAFSARCFTARHYNLPKDDCGFSCIQHPDGQVLATREGEAFLVLNGIQTQSARIHNLIQDVPQLAAAGVDILRLSPQSQHMAGVIAEFDAARRAAAPDPAALARMHALMPAAACNGYWHGKPGLELVEGAGEVVR
- a CDS encoding peptidase U32 family protein, which codes for MASAACLAPAAPAPAASAAPRPELVCPAGSLPALKAAIDGGADCVYLGLRDATNARNFAGLNFDEAAIQTGIAYAHQRGAKVLLALNTYPQAANPAPWRQAVDRAAAWGVDAVILADPGLMRYACQQHPGLRLHLSVQGSATNHDAINLYRAQFGIQRAVLPRVLALEQVRQVVQRTDVEIEVFGFGSLCVMVEGRCALSSYATGESPNTHGVCSPPKAVRWQETKDGVHARLNGVLIDRYAPDENAGYPTLCKGRFDVGDEKNYYALEEPTSLNTLELLPQLIKMGVRAFKIEGRQRSPAYVAQVTRVWREAIDHCLAQGHLYVPKTAWMASLDQVAEGQQHTLGAYHRPWK